In a single window of the Streptomyces sp. CGMCC 4.7035 genome:
- a CDS encoding TcmI family type II polyketide cyclase: MHQELIVARMAPGSAPDIAKLFEESDRGELPHLVGVARRSLFQFGDVYMHLIESEREPGPAIAKVAGHPAFKDISERLSAYVSAYDPATWRSPKDAMAQCFYRWERDGTA; encoded by the coding sequence ATGCACCAGGAACTGATCGTCGCCCGTATGGCCCCGGGGTCGGCCCCGGACATCGCCAAGCTGTTCGAGGAGTCCGACCGGGGAGAACTGCCGCACCTCGTCGGGGTCGCCCGGCGCAGCCTTTTCCAGTTCGGCGACGTGTACATGCACCTCATCGAATCCGAGCGGGAGCCCGGCCCCGCCATCGCCAAGGTGGCCGGGCACCCCGCCTTCAAGGACATCAGCGAGCGGCTCTCGGCGTACGTCAGCGCGTACGACCCCGCGACCTGGCGCTCCCCGAAGGACGCGATGGCGCAGTGCTTCTACCGCTGGGAGCGGGACGGCACCGCCTGA
- a CDS encoding beta-ketoacyl-[acyl-carrier-protein] synthase family protein: MTRRVAVTGIGVVAPGGIGVPAFWDLLANGRTATRGITFFDPTGLRSRIAAECDFDAAAHGLDPEQIERADRYIQFALVAAEEAVRDAGLDVAREDPWRMGVSLGTAVGGTTRLEHDYVLVSHGGQRWDVDHREAGPHLHRAFSPSTLASMVAERFGARGPVQTVSTGCTSGLDAVGYAFHTVEEGRADICVAGASDSPISPITMACFDAIKATSPNNDDPAHASRPFDNNRDGFVMGEGGAVLVLEELEHARARGAHVYCEIGGYATFGNAYHMTGLTSEGLEMARSIEVALDHARLDGSAIDYVNAHGSGTRQNDRHETAAVKRALGHHAYDTPMSSIKSMVGHSLGAIGAIEVVACVLAMAHQVVPPTANYETPDPECDLDYVPRVARERKLNSVLSVGSGFGGFQSAVILTRPRERTP; encoded by the coding sequence ATGACCCGGCGCGTGGCGGTCACCGGCATAGGCGTCGTGGCGCCGGGCGGCATCGGCGTTCCGGCGTTCTGGGATCTGCTCGCCAACGGCCGTACCGCGACGCGGGGCATCACCTTCTTCGACCCGACCGGCCTCCGCTCGCGGATCGCCGCCGAGTGCGACTTCGACGCGGCGGCTCACGGACTGGACCCGGAGCAGATCGAACGCGCCGACCGGTACATCCAGTTCGCGCTGGTCGCGGCCGAGGAAGCCGTACGGGACGCCGGCCTCGACGTCGCCCGGGAGGATCCCTGGCGGATGGGGGTCTCCCTGGGCACCGCGGTCGGCGGCACCACCCGTCTGGAGCACGACTACGTCCTGGTCAGCCACGGCGGGCAGCGCTGGGACGTGGACCATCGCGAGGCGGGCCCGCATCTGCACCGCGCGTTCTCGCCCAGCACGCTCGCCTCGATGGTGGCGGAGCGCTTCGGGGCCCGCGGGCCGGTGCAGACCGTCTCCACGGGCTGCACCTCGGGCCTCGACGCGGTCGGGTACGCCTTCCACACCGTCGAGGAGGGCCGGGCCGACATCTGCGTGGCGGGCGCGTCGGACTCGCCGATCTCACCGATCACCATGGCCTGCTTCGACGCGATCAAGGCGACCTCCCCGAACAACGACGACCCCGCGCACGCCTCCCGCCCCTTCGACAACAACCGTGACGGGTTCGTCATGGGCGAGGGCGGCGCGGTGCTCGTCCTGGAGGAACTGGAGCACGCCCGGGCCCGGGGCGCGCACGTGTACTGCGAGATCGGCGGCTACGCCACCTTCGGCAACGCCTACCACATGACCGGTCTCACCAGTGAGGGCCTGGAGATGGCCCGGTCGATCGAGGTGGCGCTCGACCACGCCCGCCTCGACGGCTCGGCGATCGACTACGTCAACGCGCACGGCTCGGGCACCCGGCAGAACGACCGCCACGAGACCGCCGCGGTGAAACGGGCCCTGGGCCACCACGCCTACGACACGCCCATGAGCTCCATCAAGTCCATGGTGGGCCACTCCCTGGGCGCGATCGGGGCGATCGAGGTCGTGGCCTGTGTGCTGGCCATGGCCCATCAGGTGGTACCGCCGACCGCGAACTACGAGACCCCCGACCCCGAGTGCGACCTGGACTACGTGCCACGCGTCGCCCGCGAGCGGAAGCTGAACAGCGTGCTCTCCGTGGGCAGCGGGTTCGGCGGCTTCCAGTCCGCGGTGATCCTGACCCGGCCGAGGGAGAGGACACCATGA
- a CDS encoding FAD-dependent oxidoreductase, with product MHEEADHRVPVLIVGGSLVGLSMSLFLGRHGVRHTLVERHAGTSVHPRGRGNNVRTMELFRVAGIEPDIKTAASLLADNHGILQTPTLVGDAGEWLFKHIDPGGGLAKFSPTAWCLCSQNDLEPVLLEGARRLGGDLRYGQEMVSFEQDPEGVTAVVRDRATGADHTIRADYLVAADGPRSPVRDRLGIGQTGPGDLFANVSVTFRSKLLADAVGDRRFICCYLTDPEADGALLPVDNKENWVFHAPWHPERGETLDEFTEERCERHIRRATGVPDLDVEITGKASWRAAERVADRYAAGRVFLAGDSAHEMSPTGAFGSNTGIQDAHNLAWKLAAVLDGWAGPGLLETYDTERRPVALATSARASARSVEHSHPGFAPAPGTAPAGKQGGILNVVLGHRYPQGAVVGADPAVPVVPEAFRLTGEPGSRAPHMWLRRSGDLVSTLDLYERSMVLLSDARGTAGWQDAARRIADRDAVRLDAYRIGTGPDAELTYDGTAGGDGHPAADWAQVHGTTTDGAVLVRPDGFVAWRAPGAVADPEATLREVLATVLGPA from the coding sequence ATGCACGAAGAAGCCGACCACCGGGTTCCGGTGCTCATCGTCGGCGGCTCCCTGGTGGGCCTGTCCATGTCCCTGTTCCTGGGCCGTCACGGCGTACGGCACACCCTCGTCGAGCGGCACGCGGGAACCTCCGTCCACCCGCGCGGACGCGGCAACAACGTGCGAACGATGGAGCTGTTCCGGGTGGCCGGCATCGAGCCGGACATCAAGACGGCGGCCTCGCTCCTGGCGGACAACCACGGCATCCTGCAGACCCCGACGCTCGTCGGCGACGCCGGCGAGTGGCTGTTCAAACACATCGACCCGGGCGGGGGACTCGCGAAGTTCAGCCCGACCGCCTGGTGCCTGTGCAGCCAGAACGACCTCGAACCGGTGCTCCTGGAGGGCGCACGGCGACTCGGCGGCGACCTCAGGTACGGCCAGGAGATGGTGTCCTTCGAACAGGACCCCGAAGGAGTGACCGCGGTCGTACGGGACCGGGCCACCGGGGCGGACCACACCATCCGCGCGGACTACCTCGTGGCGGCCGACGGACCGCGCAGCCCCGTCCGCGACCGGCTGGGCATCGGGCAGACCGGCCCCGGCGACCTGTTCGCCAACGTGAGCGTCACCTTCCGCTCCAAGCTGCTCGCCGACGCGGTCGGCGACCGGCGCTTCATCTGCTGCTACCTCACCGATCCCGAGGCCGACGGCGCCCTGCTGCCCGTCGACAACAAGGAGAACTGGGTCTTCCACGCCCCTTGGCACCCGGAACGGGGCGAAACACTGGACGAGTTCACCGAGGAACGGTGCGAGCGGCACATCCGCCGGGCCACCGGTGTCCCGGACCTCGACGTGGAGATCACCGGCAAGGCGTCGTGGCGCGCGGCGGAGCGTGTGGCCGACCGGTACGCGGCGGGCCGGGTGTTCCTCGCCGGGGACTCCGCCCACGAGATGTCCCCGACCGGGGCGTTCGGCTCGAACACCGGCATCCAGGACGCCCACAACCTGGCCTGGAAGCTGGCCGCGGTGCTGGACGGCTGGGCCGGGCCCGGCCTTCTGGAGACCTACGACACCGAGCGCCGGCCGGTGGCGCTGGCCACCAGTGCCCGCGCCTCGGCCCGCTCGGTGGAACACAGCCACCCCGGCTTCGCCCCGGCCCCCGGCACGGCCCCGGCGGGCAAGCAGGGCGGCATTCTCAACGTCGTCCTCGGCCACCGCTACCCGCAGGGCGCCGTCGTGGGCGCCGACCCGGCCGTGCCGGTGGTGCCCGAGGCGTTCCGGCTGACCGGCGAGCCGGGAAGCCGGGCCCCGCACATGTGGCTGCGCCGCTCCGGTGACCTGGTCTCCACACTCGACCTGTACGAACGCTCCATGGTGCTGCTCAGCGACGCCCGGGGAACGGCCGGGTGGCAGGACGCGGCCCGCCGTATCGCCGACCGCGACGCGGTACGGCTCGACGCGTACCGGATCGGCACGGGCCCCGACGCCGAGCTGACCTACGACGGGACGGCAGGCGGCGACGGGCACCCGGCGGCCGACTGGGCGCAGGTCCACGGCACGACCACCGACGGGGCGGTCCTGGTGCGGCCGGACGGGTTCGTCGCGTGGCGGGCACCGGGAGCCGTGGCGGATCCGGAGGCGACGTTGCGGGAGGTCCTGGCGACGGTCCTCGGGCCGGCCTGA
- a CDS encoding right-handed parallel beta-helix repeat-containing protein, giving the protein MTNRHIAYLACTAALAGCGLGAASPDTAPTTRLVRPGDSIQKAVDAAKPGDTVLLTAGTFRQSVRVTTSGLTLRGMGRSTVIAPADKPGSNACARAGNGICVEGVKGRPVEDTTVTSLTLSGFTKNGLWSSRTERLTVRGVTAEKNHVWGIAQERSTRGVFLDNIARNNGDAGLFLANTVNAEEGAIDTHGAVIARNRLEGNRIGITVRRLRNLTVATNDITTNCAGVFVVGDENSPRAGAMTVSDNLIRKNNKSCPKTARLPALQGSGIVLTGAESTLVTRNLVQDNAGKSPLSGGVVLFKSIVGAPSDRNQISGNTLLRNAPADLVNADTGKGNTFLGNSCRASKPAGLC; this is encoded by the coding sequence ATGACGAACCGCCATATTGCCTACCTCGCGTGCACCGCGGCGCTCGCCGGGTGCGGGCTCGGCGCCGCCTCGCCCGACACGGCTCCGACGACCCGCCTCGTGCGTCCGGGTGACTCGATCCAGAAGGCGGTGGACGCCGCGAAGCCGGGAGACACCGTCCTCCTCACCGCCGGCACCTTCCGTCAGAGCGTTCGGGTGACCACCTCCGGGCTGACCCTGCGCGGCATGGGCCGCAGCACCGTGATCGCGCCGGCCGACAAACCGGGCTCGAACGCCTGCGCGCGGGCCGGCAACGGGATCTGCGTGGAAGGGGTGAAAGGCCGTCCCGTCGAGGACACCACCGTCACCTCACTGACCCTGTCCGGCTTCACCAAGAACGGCCTGTGGTCGTCACGGACCGAGCGACTGACCGTCCGGGGGGTGACCGCCGAGAAGAACCATGTGTGGGGCATCGCGCAGGAACGATCCACCCGCGGCGTGTTCCTGGACAACATCGCCCGGAACAACGGTGACGCCGGCCTGTTCCTCGCCAACACGGTCAACGCCGAGGAAGGAGCCATCGACACCCACGGAGCGGTGATCGCACGGAACCGCCTGGAGGGCAACCGGATCGGAATCACCGTCAGACGCCTCAGAAACCTCACCGTCGCGACCAACGACATCACCACGAACTGCGCGGGCGTCTTCGTCGTCGGTGACGAGAACTCCCCGCGGGCCGGGGCCATGACCGTGAGCGACAACCTCATTCGCAAGAACAACAAGTCCTGTCCGAAGACCGCTCGGCTGCCCGCCCTCCAGGGCTCCGGAATCGTCCTGACCGGCGCCGAGAGCACGCTGGTGACGCGGAACCTGGTCCAGGACAACGCGGGCAAGTCCCCGCTGTCGGGCGGCGTCGTGCTCTTCAAGAGCATCGTGGGCGCCCCGAGCGACCGGAACCAGATCAGCGGCAACACGCTGCTGCGCAACGCCCCGGCGGACCTCGTCAACGCGGACACCGGAAAGGGCAACACCTTCCTGGGCAATTCCTGCCGGGCCTCCAAGCCCGCGGGACTGTGCTGA
- a CDS encoding acyl carrier protein: MSDRITVEELAELMKKAAGVTVAPQELQQRYDSGFDALGIDSLGLLGIVGELENRHGTPMPPDAERCKTPRQFLALVNTTLMAGA; the protein is encoded by the coding sequence ATGAGTGACCGAATCACCGTGGAAGAACTGGCCGAGCTCATGAAGAAGGCCGCCGGAGTCACCGTCGCCCCGCAGGAACTGCAGCAACGGTACGACTCCGGCTTCGACGCCCTTGGCATCGACTCGCTCGGCCTGCTCGGCATCGTGGGCGAGCTGGAGAACCGGCACGGCACGCCGATGCCGCCCGATGCGGAGCGTTGCAAGACGCCCCGACAGTTCCTCGCCCTCGTCAACACCACCCTTATGGCAGGAGCCTGA
- a CDS encoding beta-ketoacyl synthase N-terminal-like domain-containing protein: MSAPHVRRAAVTGIGVVAPNGTSIDTFWKSTLEGISILDQVTREGCEHLPLRVAGEVRSFEPSSAVEERYLVQTDRFTHFAMAAADLALEDARLGQADIASSPFSLGVVTAAGSGGGAFGQRELQRLWGKGSRFVGPYQSIAWFYAASTGQISIRRGFKGPCSVVAADEAGGLDALAHAARAVGRGTDMIVAGSTEAPLAPYSVVCQLGYEELSTAEDPARAYRPFTADACGFVPAEGGAMLVVEEEAAARDRGTRVRATLAGHAATFTGASRWEDSREGLTHAIGGALDEAGCAPEEIDVVFADALGVPEADRAEALAIADALGRHGRRVPVTAPKTGIGRGYCAAPVLDVAAAVLAMEHGMIPPTPNVVDICHDLDLVTGRARAAELRTALVLSRGLMGSNTALVLRRGAAE; encoded by the coding sequence ATGAGCGCACCCCACGTCCGGCGCGCCGCCGTCACCGGAATCGGCGTCGTCGCGCCCAACGGAACGAGCATCGACACCTTCTGGAAGTCCACCCTGGAGGGCATAAGCATCCTGGACCAGGTCACTCGCGAAGGCTGTGAGCACCTGCCGCTGCGGGTGGCCGGCGAGGTCCGCTCCTTCGAGCCGTCGTCGGCGGTCGAGGAGCGCTACCTCGTCCAGACCGACCGGTTCACGCACTTCGCGATGGCCGCGGCCGACCTCGCCCTGGAGGACGCCCGGCTCGGCCAGGCCGACATCGCCAGCTCGCCGTTCTCCCTGGGCGTGGTCACCGCGGCCGGCTCCGGCGGCGGTGCGTTCGGGCAGCGGGAGTTGCAGCGGCTGTGGGGGAAGGGGAGCCGTTTCGTCGGTCCGTACCAGTCCATCGCCTGGTTCTACGCGGCCAGCACCGGACAGATCTCCATCCGCCGCGGGTTCAAGGGTCCCTGCTCGGTCGTCGCCGCCGACGAGGCCGGCGGCCTGGACGCCCTCGCGCACGCCGCGCGGGCCGTCGGGCGCGGCACCGACATGATCGTGGCCGGCTCGACCGAGGCACCCCTGGCCCCCTACTCGGTGGTCTGCCAGCTCGGCTACGAGGAGCTCAGCACCGCCGAGGATCCCGCGCGCGCCTACCGTCCCTTCACCGCGGACGCCTGCGGGTTCGTGCCCGCCGAGGGCGGCGCCATGCTCGTGGTGGAGGAGGAGGCCGCGGCCCGTGACCGGGGCACCCGCGTCCGGGCCACCCTCGCCGGACACGCGGCGACGTTCACCGGGGCCTCCCGCTGGGAGGACTCCCGGGAGGGCCTCACCCACGCGATCGGCGGCGCCCTGGACGAGGCCGGCTGCGCCCCCGAGGAGATCGACGTCGTCTTCGCCGACGCCCTCGGCGTCCCCGAAGCGGACCGCGCCGAGGCGCTGGCGATCGCCGACGCGCTGGGCCGGCACGGCAGGCGCGTGCCCGTCACGGCGCCCAAGACGGGCATAGGCCGCGGCTACTGCGCGGCGCCCGTGCTGGACGTCGCGGCGGCGGTGCTCGCGATGGAGCACGGCATGATCCCGCCCACCCCCAACGTCGTCGACATCTGCCATGACCTCGACCTGGTGACCGGCCGCGCCCGCGCCGCCGAGCTGCGCACGGCGCTGGTCCTCAGCCGGGGACTCATGGGGTCGAACACGGCGCTCGTGCTGCGGCGCGGCGCCGCTGAGTGA
- a CDS encoding cupin domain-containing protein has product MIKPRPRIVDLSEIDPNRRRGGDLRAMLTPATVGSTSGFMGVAIVQPGDRIGEHYHPYSEEFVYVVCGKLEVDLDGDPHPLRPEQGLMIPAYMRHRFRNVGDEEARIVFHLGPLAPRPQLGHVDTEETDAVAVAVSAEGAEAGGARPADRGQVRS; this is encoded by the coding sequence GTGATCAAACCCCGTCCCAGAATCGTGGATCTCAGCGAGATCGATCCCAACCGCAGGCGCGGAGGCGATCTGCGGGCCATGCTCACCCCCGCCACGGTCGGCTCCACCAGCGGTTTCATGGGCGTGGCCATCGTGCAGCCCGGCGACCGCATCGGCGAGCACTACCACCCGTACTCCGAGGAGTTCGTGTACGTCGTCTGCGGGAAGCTGGAGGTGGACCTGGACGGCGACCCGCACCCGCTGCGGCCCGAGCAGGGGCTCATGATCCCCGCCTATATGCGGCACCGCTTCCGCAACGTGGGTGACGAGGAGGCCCGTATCGTCTTCCACCTGGGCCCGCTGGCCCCGCGCCCGCAGCTCGGCCACGTCGACACCGAGGAGACCGATGCCGTCGCGGTCGCGGTGAGCGCGGAAGGAGCCGAGGCGGGCGGTGCCCGCCCGGCCGACCGAGGTCAGGTCCGTTCATGA
- a CDS encoding SchA/CurD-like domain-containing protein, with protein MTTTSERVSEPVARQVSKRVSQSVFDGSRLRVVLLVDVYDGAQQQFLEAYEQLCNQVASVPGHVSDQLCQSIENPSQWLITSEWESAPPFLAWVNSEEHVRMVQPLHSCVRDTRSLRFHVVRETGGEASAAAESAQRRLQTSPRIGDGVIRHALTFTVRPGSEQTVAKILADYASPEARVDDTTRLCRTTLFMHGNRVVRAIEVRGDLLAALRHVARQPEVRAVEEAINPYLEQERDLGDQESARVFFTRAALPAVHHVTAAQECPEAERHALYYPARPGCGMRLARLLAEQDEAAADDPRSPVCSSTIFQRDDVVVRLIDVRGGLDADPVLSLGLQDPAQAAELTTLLDGAAVGADGSALKSGDPARFLRLARMELITDRRSPDA; from the coding sequence ATGACCACAACGTCTGAACGTGTTTCAGAACCGGTGGCGCGACAGGTGTCGAAACGGGTCTCCCAGTCCGTGTTCGACGGCTCCAGGCTCCGTGTCGTCCTTCTGGTGGACGTCTATGACGGAGCCCAGCAGCAGTTCCTGGAAGCGTACGAACAGCTGTGCAATCAGGTCGCGTCCGTTCCCGGACATGTCAGCGACCAGCTCTGCCAGTCGATCGAGAATCCGTCTCAATGGCTGATCACCAGTGAGTGGGAGAGCGCCCCGCCCTTCCTCGCCTGGGTGAACAGCGAAGAGCATGTGCGGATGGTGCAGCCGCTGCACAGCTGTGTCCGCGACACCAGGTCGCTGCGGTTCCATGTCGTCCGCGAGACGGGCGGCGAGGCCTCGGCCGCCGCCGAGTCCGCGCAGCGCAGGCTCCAGACGTCTCCCCGGATCGGTGACGGCGTGATCCGCCACGCGCTCACCTTCACGGTCAGGCCGGGCAGCGAGCAGACCGTCGCGAAGATCCTCGCCGACTACGCCTCGCCCGAGGCACGGGTCGACGACACGACGCGGCTGTGCCGCACCACCCTGTTCATGCACGGCAACCGGGTCGTGCGGGCCATCGAGGTGCGCGGCGACCTGCTCGCCGCGCTGCGCCACGTCGCCCGGCAGCCCGAGGTACGGGCCGTCGAGGAGGCCATCAACCCGTACCTGGAGCAGGAGCGGGACCTGGGCGACCAGGAGTCCGCTCGGGTCTTCTTCACCCGGGCGGCGCTGCCCGCCGTCCACCATGTGACGGCGGCTCAGGAGTGCCCGGAGGCGGAGCGGCACGCGCTGTACTACCCGGCCCGCCCGGGCTGCGGCATGCGGCTCGCCCGGCTGCTCGCCGAACAGGACGAGGCGGCGGCGGACGACCCGCGCAGCCCGGTCTGCAGCAGCACGATCTTCCAGCGCGACGACGTCGTGGTGCGGCTGATCGACGTCCGGGGCGGTCTCGACGCCGACCCCGTCCTGTCCCTCGGCCTCCAGGACCCCGCGCAGGCGGCCGAGCTGACGACCCTCCTCGACGGCGCCGCCGTCGGTGCGGACGGCTCTGCGCTGAAGAGCGGCGACCCCGCGCGCTTCCTCAGGCTCGCCCGCATGGAACTCATCACCGACCGCCGGTCGCCCGACGCCTGA
- a CDS encoding phage baseplate protein — protein sequence MTVAGQIDIAGPVGKLLHRRPLKNSTVMQSFGIDPVSGDIFVLQLMEGGLTLTGESGPVAYDDRNAHGDMCVTRLNRSGAIVGYMYLRGFGHGVNIGVENRSGVVRLWTETASTPNSKNEGFGTAITNFDFRSGTVLDYGSSLHATPYTPATGALFVTPTIDRSANELIVRFTVNSTTYFERYDLAKAATGVFEPLQRIAQPTGLGTFQGYASDSGVLYLLTGDNATLSPPPGNTYIRAVEWATGNILDQQFITAAPGLEYREPEGMTVEVVGGVPYLHFGFACEDPGPRTCTIVSLSGAAEVDGVKVLTDWQTIPLASGVSVDQNAPKGRLISVSGVTTLQLSGGIKGTFNADAVIGTLPDTLSPSMETRCNVPRNNSGGYCVARAEAGTDRQLRLYGGTSTNAITWAQLDNFSAVWR from the coding sequence GTGACCGTTGCAGGACAGATAGACATCGCGGGACCGGTGGGCAAGCTGCTCCACCGGCGCCCGCTCAAGAACAGCACCGTGATGCAGTCGTTCGGCATCGACCCGGTGTCCGGCGACATCTTTGTGCTCCAGTTGATGGAGGGGGGCCTGACCCTCACCGGTGAGTCCGGGCCCGTCGCCTACGACGACCGGAACGCCCACGGCGACATGTGCGTGACCCGCCTGAACCGGTCGGGCGCGATCGTCGGTTACATGTATCTGCGGGGATTCGGCCACGGCGTCAACATCGGCGTCGAGAACCGCAGCGGCGTCGTCCGCCTGTGGACCGAGACCGCGTCCACGCCCAACAGCAAGAACGAGGGCTTCGGCACCGCCATCACCAACTTCGACTTCCGGTCCGGGACGGTCCTGGACTACGGGTCCTCCCTGCACGCCACGCCGTACACCCCCGCGACGGGCGCTCTCTTCGTCACCCCCACCATCGACCGGAGCGCCAACGAGCTCATCGTGCGCTTCACCGTCAACAGCACGACGTACTTCGAGCGGTACGACCTGGCGAAGGCGGCGACGGGCGTCTTCGAGCCTCTCCAGCGCATCGCCCAGCCCACGGGCCTGGGGACGTTCCAGGGATACGCGTCCGACAGCGGCGTCCTGTACCTGCTCACCGGGGATAACGCCACCCTCAGTCCGCCGCCGGGCAACACCTACATCAGGGCCGTCGAGTGGGCCACCGGGAACATCCTGGACCAGCAGTTCATCACCGCCGCGCCGGGTCTCGAGTACCGCGAGCCCGAGGGCATGACCGTGGAAGTGGTGGGCGGCGTGCCGTACCTCCACTTCGGTTTCGCCTGTGAGGATCCCGGGCCGCGCACCTGCACCATCGTGTCGCTCTCCGGGGCAGCCGAGGTCGACGGCGTCAAGGTGCTCACCGACTGGCAGACGATTCCCCTCGCCTCCGGTGTCAGCGTCGACCAGAACGCCCCCAAGGGGCGGCTCATCAGTGTCAGCGGCGTCACGACGCTCCAGCTCAGCGGCGGGATCAAGGGCACTTTCAACGCCGACGCGGTCATCGGCACACTGCCCGACACGCTGTCCCCGAGCATGGAGACCCGCTGCAACGTCCCGCGCAACAACAGCGGCGGCTACTGCGTCGCCCGGGCCGAGGCCGGCACCGACCGCCAGCTGCGCCTGTACGGCGGGACCTCCACCAACGCCATCACCTGGGCGCAGCTCGACAACTTCAGCGCCGTCTGGCGCTGA
- a CDS encoding methyltransferase → MTTATPAPPPSMRLRELAFGAACAAALRAAARLGVADALGDRPMSVEDLAAAVKTEPKPLRRLLRALSCYGVFTEHEDGTVAHTEMSRLLRENDPNSLRYISLWCTEPWTWNAWPKLDEAVRTGRNVVQDLYGKEFFDYLNEDAPESADVFNRAMTTSSEQSARDVAELLDLSGSSSVADIGGGQGHVVASLLEKYPSMRGTLLDLPRVVERADPRLRPGGALADRVTIVPGDCRVAIPVRADAYIIKNILEWDDDSTARTLRNVIEAGGPKARVVVIENLVDDTPSMRFSTAMDLLLLLNVGGAKHTTESMVSRLTGAGLIVDEIRPVNPYLHAFDCTVPA, encoded by the coding sequence ATGACGACCGCAACCCCTGCCCCACCGCCGTCCATGCGGCTGCGGGAGCTCGCCTTCGGGGCGGCGTGCGCCGCCGCCCTCCGCGCGGCCGCCCGGCTGGGTGTCGCCGACGCACTGGGGGACAGACCCATGAGCGTGGAGGACCTCGCGGCCGCGGTGAAGACCGAGCCCAAGCCGCTGCGGCGGCTGCTGCGGGCCCTGTCCTGCTACGGCGTCTTCACCGAACACGAGGACGGCACCGTCGCGCACACCGAGATGTCCCGGCTGCTGCGCGAGAACGACCCGAACAGCCTGCGCTACATCTCGCTGTGGTGCACCGAGCCCTGGACCTGGAACGCCTGGCCGAAACTGGACGAGGCGGTGCGCACCGGCCGCAACGTCGTCCAGGACCTGTACGGCAAGGAGTTCTTCGACTACCTGAACGAGGACGCCCCGGAGTCGGCCGACGTCTTCAACCGCGCCATGACCACCTCCAGCGAGCAGTCGGCCCGGGACGTCGCCGAGCTGCTCGACCTGTCGGGGAGTTCGTCGGTCGCGGACATCGGCGGCGGCCAGGGGCATGTGGTGGCAAGTCTGCTGGAGAAGTACCCGTCGATGCGGGGCACCCTGCTCGATCTGCCCCGCGTGGTGGAGAGGGCCGATCCACGGCTGCGCCCGGGAGGGGCGCTCGCGGACCGGGTCACCATCGTGCCCGGTGACTGCCGCGTGGCCATCCCGGTCCGGGCCGACGCGTACATCATCAAGAACATCCTGGAGTGGGACGACGACAGCACCGCCAGAACGCTGCGCAACGTCATCGAGGCGGGCGGGCCCAAGGCGCGGGTCGTGGTCATCGAGAACCTCGTCGACGACACCCCATCGATGAGGTTCAGCACGGCCATGGACCTGCTGCTGCTCCTCAACGTGGGCGGGGCGAAGCACACCACCGAGAGCATGGTCAGCAGGCTCACCGGCGCGGGCCTGATCGTCGACGAGATCCGCCCGGTCAACCCGTACCTGCACGCGTTCGACTGCACCGTCCCGGCATGA
- a CDS encoding SRPBCC family protein translates to MAGHTENAITIAAPVDLVWDMTNDLENWPRLFSEYASVDILSREGNRTTFRLTMHPDENGTVWSWVSERETDRDTLSVKARRVEPGPFAYMNIRWRYEEVREGTRMVWTQDFEMKPDAPVDDAWMTDNINRNSKVQMALIRDRIEKAATEHRPAPALTD, encoded by the coding sequence ATGGCCGGACACACGGAGAACGCCATCACCATCGCCGCGCCGGTGGACCTCGTCTGGGACATGACCAACGACCTGGAGAACTGGCCGCGGCTGTTCAGCGAGTACGCGTCCGTCGACATCCTGTCCCGCGAGGGGAACCGGACGACCTTCCGGCTGACCATGCACCCCGACGAGAACGGCACGGTGTGGAGCTGGGTCTCGGAACGGGAGACGGACCGCGACACGCTCAGCGTCAAGGCCCGCCGCGTCGAGCCCGGACCCTTCGCGTACATGAACATCCGATGGCGGTACGAGGAGGTCCGCGAAGGCACCCGGATGGTGTGGACACAGGACTTCGAGATGAAGCCGGACGCACCGGTCGACGACGCCTGGATGACCGACAACATCAACCGCAACTCCAAGGTCCAGATGGCCCTGATCCGGGACCGGATCGAGAAGGCCGCCACCGAGCACCGGCCCGCGCCGGCCCTGACGGACTGA